A window of the Schistocerca nitens isolate TAMUIC-IGC-003100 chromosome 5, iqSchNite1.1, whole genome shotgun sequence genome harbors these coding sequences:
- the LOC126260618 gene encoding uncharacterized protein LOC126260618, with the protein MVSTKTLMKVAVYGGIATISAGLLANWEIQARLQKSEYFREAMKILRVHPGAVSLLGEPIKMGQLDLGDTTKNFCDGYKAQFKVPVKGPQSKGTMYFWAERENTNMEWDVYKVHLDIEGVKDKRLIIKDATKSE; encoded by the coding sequence ATGGTTTCTACAAAGACGCTTATGAAGGTTGCCGTATACGGAGGGATTGCCACAATAAGTGCTGGATTGCTTGCCAATTGGGAAATACAGGCACGGCTGCAAAAGAGTGAATATTTCAGAGAAGCCATGAAGATACTGAGAGTTCATCCTGGAGCAGTTTCTTTACTTGGAGAACCAATTAAGATGGGCCAGTTAGATCTCGGCGATACAACAAAAAATTTTTGCGACGGGTATAAAGCACAGTTCAAAGTACCTGTAAAAGGACCCCAGTCAAAAGGCACCATGTACTTCTGGGCAGAACGTGAAAACACGAATATGGAATGGGATGTTTATAAAGTTCATCTTGACATTGAAGGAGTAAAAGATAAGCGACTTATTATTAAAGATGCAACGAAATCCGAATAA